The following is a genomic window from Motilibacter rhizosphaerae.
AGCCCGAGGGCGCCGACGATGTGGTGGCGACCGGGCAGGGGGACGTACATCGCGGAGCGGGCGCCGAGCCGCTCGGTCATGTCGAGGACGTAGGACGGGGCCCAGGCCGTGCGCTGGGCCCGGCGCGAGCGACCGTCGTAGTCGGCGTAACGGCGCGGCCCCCCACCGGTGAGCAGCCCGGCGAACAGCGTGCTGTAGCTCGTCGTGCCGAGCACCTCGGCCTCGTAGCGCCGGAGGAACGCCGGGTCCGCGTCGGGGTGGCGGGCGAGGACCCGGTCCATCGTCCCGGGCCGCTCGCTGGTGACGAGCAGCGCCCAGTCCGCGAGCGCCGGCACCACGAGGTCGGCGAGCCGGTCGACCGTCTCCCCCACCTCGAGCGAGGCGGTGAGCCGCTCGCCCGCGGTGGAGAGCAGCTCGACCTGCGCCTCCGCCGACGCCGCGTCCTCGCGGGCGACGCGCTCGGCGGAGACGGCCTGGTCGCGCTCGCGTCCCGCCTGCTCGGCCTGCACGAGCGCGGTGACGTCGGTCTGCACCGCGGCGTACCAGGCCAGCTCGCCGTGCGTGCCGTAGACGGGCGTGACGCCGAGGCGGTTCCAGAACCCGGTGCCGTCCTTGCGGTAGTTGAGCAGGGTCACCGTGGTGTCGCGCCCGGCGGTGATCGCCTCGCGCACCTGGCGCCGGCTCCGCGGGTCGGTGTGCGGGCCCTGCAGGAAGCGGCAGTTGCGCCCGACGACCTCCTCGGCGGCGTAGCCGGTGACGACGGTGAACCCCGGGCTCACCCAGACCAGCGGCGCGTCGGGCTTGCGCGCGTCCGCCAGGCAGAAGGCGGTGCCGGTGGCGAGGACCGGTGCGTGCTGCACCTCGACGCTGTCCGCGCGCCCGGGCTGGTGGGCCGAGCGCGCGGGCAGCGGGAGCAGGACGAGCAGGACGCCGACGGGCACGGGCATCGCGATCATCCAGTGCGGCCGCCGGGCCGCGCCGACGAGGACCTCCTGCACGGGCACCACGGACGCGGAGACGACCCGGTCGAGCAGCGGCGTCGGGGAGAGCGGCACGGGTTCGCGCAGCTCCGCCGCCGCCGCCCAGAGCCGCAGCGGCGCGGGCAGGGCGGTCTCGGGGGCGAGCCGGCCGGCCGGCGCGTTCGCCGCGACGACCGCGTCGGTGGCGGGGTCGACGACGAGGACGGCGGGCAGGTCCGGGGCAGCGACGGACAGGTCGAGCACGGGCCACCTCCGCCCCGCGCCGAGCTGCACGGACCGCCAGCGTACGGCGCCGTACCGCACCGGTGTGCCGCTGGTGCTGCTACGACGCGATCGGGTAGGACGTGGGCGTGTCCCCACGCAACCGCGAGCTCCGGTACTGCGGCCGGCACGGCCATGTGACGTACGCGCCGGCCGAGCCCGCCCTCGCCGCCCGCCTCCACGCCGACACCCCGCTGGGCGAGGCGTGGCGGTGCCTGCGCTGCGGCGACTTCGCCCTGGGCGCGCCCGCCGGGTCGGGCCCGGCGTCCGAGGCCCCCGTCCCCGCCCGCGGCAAGGCCCTGCGCCAGCTCGTCATCCTGCGCGTGCTGGCGGTCGAGCGCATCGTGCGCGGGCTGGTGCTCGTCGCCGCGGCGTACGGCATCCACCGCTTCGCGAGCGCCCAGCGCGCCCTGCGCGACTCGTTCGGCCACCTGCTGCCGGCGGCCCGCCCGCTTGCCGACCGGCTCGGCGTCGACCTGGACCAGAACACGCTGGTCAAGGAGGCGACCAAGGCGCTGCACGCCGGCCAGGGCACGCTCAACCTCGTCGCGCTCGGCGTCCTGCTCTACGGCCTGCTCGAGGGCACCGAGGGCGTCGGGCTGTGGCTCGCGAAGCGCTGGGGCGAGTACCTCACGGTCGTCGGCACGGCGGCGTTCCTGCCGCTGGAGGTGCACGAGCTGACGAAGTCCGTGACGGCGACGAAGGTCGTGACGTTCCTCATCAACGTCGCCGCCGTGGTCTACCTCGTCTGGGCCAAGCGCCTGTTCGGCGTGCGCGGCGGCACCGGCGCGTACGAGCAGGAGCTGCGCGGCCAGAGCCTGCTCGAGGTCGAGGCGTCGGCCGGCGAGGGCGGCGGGCTCGGATCCGGCCGGGACGTCGGCATGTCCGACCGGCAGCCCACGTCGGCGGAGGCGCCGCACGCCTAGCCGACGGGCAGCGGGATCTCCGACCGCACGAGCCACCCCTCGGGCGTGGGGCCGGCGCGGAGCGTCCCGCCGAGCTCGGCCGAGCGCTCGCGCATGGACGAGACCCCGACGCCCGGGCTCCAGCCCGTCGGGGCGGCGCCGGTGTCCGCGACCTCGACGAGCAGGCGCCCGCCGTCGCACGACATCCGCACGGTCGCCGCATCCGTGCCGCTGTGCCGCGCGGTGTTGTCGAGGGCTCCCGCCACGATGCGGTACGCCGCGACCTCCCACGCCGCCGGCAGCTCGGGCAGCCCCGGCACCTCGAACTCCACGCGGAGCGGGCGGTCGTCCGCCGTCCGCAGCGTCGCGGCGTGCTGGCGCAGCGCGCGGAGCAGACCGAGCTCGTCGAGCGCCGGCGGCCGCATGCCGTAGACCAGCCGGCGCACCTCGCCGATCGCCGCGACCGCTTCGGCGCGCACCGTGCCGAGCAGGGCGTCCGCGCCCGCGGGGTCGTGGTGCAGCGTGTTGCGGGCGGCGTCGGCGGTGAACGCGATGCCCGAGAGCCGGGGGCCCAGCTCGTCGTGGAGGTCGCGGCGCAGCCGGCGGCGCTCCTCCTCGACCGCCTGCACCGTGGCCTCGCGCGAGGAGCGGACGGCCGCGGCCTCCTGCTGCGCGCGCAGGGTCTGGGCGAGCAGCGGGGCGACGAGGTGGAGGACGTCCTCCTCCGCGGGGTGCATCCGCAGGTCGCCCGGGCGCAGGCCGACGAGCAGCTCCCCGCGCCGCCCGTCGCGCAGCGGCAGGGGCAGGGCGCGCTGCGTCGTCGGGGGCTCCCCCGACGCGGCGACGACCTGCCCGTCGACGGCCACCGCGGCGTACGGCAGCACGAGGGACTCGCGCACGGCGGCCAGGGCGGAGGCGGGGTCGTCCCCGAGGCTGTCGACCATGCGCGTCGCCGCCCGGAGCGGGTCCGGCCGCTGCCCGAAGAGCACGGCGTCGAGGACCTCGCGCAGGACGCGCCGCGCGGGAGCGACGCCGAACGCGCAGAGCGCCGCGAGCAGGGCGGTCGCGCCGGGCGTCGCGGGCCTCCCGCTGCCCAGCTCGACCAGGGAGGTGGCGGACTCGAGCAGCGCGACGTACACCGCCACGGTCGTCACGGCCACCGTCGTCGCCACCACCAGCCCGCGCACGTCGAGCACCTGCGGGCGCCCGGCTCCGGCCCACAGGCACCAGGGCAGCAGCGCCAGGACGAGGCAGAGCACGACCCACCCCGCGGTCACCGGGGCGACGAAGGTGACGACGCCGAGGACCAGCGTGGCGACGCTGACCGGCAGGGCCATCCAGAGCAGCGTCGAGCGGGCCGGGCCGCTGCTGCGCTCGAGCCGCCACCAGGTGTGCAGCGCGAGGACGAGGGCGCTCGCACCGCACACCGCGCCCCGCCACCAGCCGAGCACTTCGCCCGTCGCCCACCTGCCGCTCAGCAGCAGGACGAGCGGCGCCGCGGTCGTGAGCAGGGCCGCCAGCCGGTCCTCGGGTCGGCGGGCGGGGAGCTCGGGGTACGCGACGAGCGCTGCCGCCGCGACGACACCGGTGAGCTCGAGCAGGAGCGCAGCGCCGCCGGTGGCGACCGCGCCGAGGAGCGCCGCGCCGCTCAGCGCGAGCAGCACTCCCGCGGGGAGGGGGCCGCCCAGCCGGGCGAGCGCCGCTCCGCCGCCGACCGCCGACGCGCCGGTGACGGCCATCGCCACGAGCACCCACGCCGTCACCTCAGCCGCCCAGCCCCTCCTGCCGCGCGCGGATGATCGCGCCCGCCCGGTCGGTGACCTGCAGCTTGCCGAAGATGCTCGTCATGTGGTTGCTCACCGTCTTCGGTGACAGCGCGAGCCGCTCGGCGATGGCCGCCGTCCGCAGCCCGGTGGCGAGCAGCTCGAGCACCGCCCGCTCGCGCTCGGTGAGCTCGGGGAACGCGGCCGGGGCCGCGGGGCGCTCGGCGAGCTGGGCGAGCACGCGGGACGCGACGCCCTGGCCGAACACCGCCTGGCCGGCGGCGACGGCGCGGATGCCGGCGAGGAGCTCCTCCTGGCCGACGTCCTTGAGCAGGTAGCCGCGGGCGCCGGCCTGCAGGGCGGTGAGGACGGTGGCGTCGTCCTCGTACATCGTCAGCACGAGCACGGCGGTGTCGGGGACGCGGGCGCGGATCAGCCGCGTCGCCTCCACGCCGTCGAGCCCCGGCATCCGCACGTCCATGAGCACGACGTCAGGACGCAGCAGCTGGGCTTCGCGCACAGCCGCCTGCCCGTCGGCCGCCTCGCCCACGACCTCCAGGCCGTCGAGGGTCTCGACGAGGGCGCGCAGGCCGGCGCGGACGACCGGGTGGTCGTCGGCCAGCAGGAGTCGCAGCGCCACGCTGCCATCGTCGGGCACCATCGCCTCGACGGGACCGGGAATCCCTTCCCTGCTGCCCGGGAAGCCGCCGGGAGGAGTCGGGGAGCGCGCCCCTGCCCTCCCCGGTGCCGGTCGCCGCACTCTCGGAGTGCGGCGCAGGTGGCGCCGCGGTTGAGGAGGAGGCACAGCATGACGACCAGCAGCACCGTTCCCGTCACGAGCCGGCAGGGGGCGGGCTACGTGCTCGGCATCCTCGTCGGGCTCGCCAACATCCCCGGCGCCTTCATCCCGGCCGGCGACGACGGCGCCGGTCCCCCGGTCGCCGTGCTCGTCGTGTCCCTCGTGCTCGGGGTGCTGACCGTCGCCCTGCTGGCCCTGGCCTGGCGCACCCGCAGCCGGGGCGCGCTGCGGGCCAGCGCCGTGCTGCTCGTCATCAACGTCATCACCTCGCTGCCGGCGTTCTTCGTCAGCGGCGTCCAGGCGTGGGTGCGGCTGGTGGCCGGGCTGTTCGTCCTCGCCTCGGTCGCGGCGCTCGTCCTGCTCTTCTCGCCGGACGGCCGGGGGGACCGCGTACCCGCGTGAGCTAGGCGCTGCGCAGCAGGCAGAACTCGTTGCCCTCGGGGTCGGCGAGCAGGAACCACCCACCGCCGTCGGGCCGGCTCAGGTCGGCGACCACGGTCGCCCCGAGCCCGAGCAGCCGCTCCAGCTCCTCGTCGCGTGAGCCCTGCGCCGGGCGGAGGTCGAGGTGGAGCCTGTTCTTCACCTGCTTGACGTCCGGCACCTGCTTGAACAGCAGCCGGCGCCGGCCGTCGGCGGACGCGATCAGGCACTCCTCGTGGCCGGGCTCGTTCGGGTCGTCGGGGTCAGCCCGGTAGTCGAGGACCGAGCCCCACCACGAGGACAGGGCGTACGCGTCGGTGCAGTCGACGACGAGGTGCGCGACGAGGGCGGTCATGGCGCGATCCTGGCGCACGAGGGGCGCTCGAGGCACGGACGTCGCCGTGGCCGCGCCGTCAGCCAGCGTCGGCCGCGAGCCCGGCGGCGCGGGGCTCGGGCACCCCGAGCAGGAGCAGGGTCGTGACCGTCACCGCCCGGACGGCCGCAGTGCCCTCCGGGAGCTCGTGGTCGGCGATCGCGAAGAGGGCGGACCAGGCGATGCGGCTGAGGACGTCCGCCGGCAGGTGGCGGCCGAACACGCCGCTCGCCTGCCCCCGCGCCACGAGGCCCGCGAGGACCTCCTCCACCGGTCCGAGCAGGGCGTGGATGTCCGGTCCGTGCTCGCCGCGCCGGAGCACCACCAGCACCCGGTAGCGGTCCACGACGGGCCACAGCCGGGCGATGAACCGCGCCCACACCTCGTCGGCCGGCCGCCCGGCGTCCTCGACCTCGTCGAGCACTGCGGCGATCTCCCCGACCGCCCGCTGCCCGAGGTCGCGCACCAGTTCGGTACGCGACGGGAAGTGCCCGTAGACCGTGCGGCGCACGACGCCGGCAGCGGACGCGATCTCGCCCATGCCGGCGTCGGGGTCCTCGCCGAGGACGACGCGCGCGGCCTCGAGGACGCGGTCGCGGGTGGCGCTCACCGGCGGGCGGCGAGCGGGGGCGGTGTCCACGCGGCCATGGTTGCACATCGGTGTGCAACGGGACTAGATTGCACAGCGGTGTGCAGTACGGGCCCGTGCTCCTCCGCCGTCAGCGACCTGCCCCCGTCAAGGAGTCCTCCCATGACCTCACCTGCGTCCGCGGCCCTCGTCCGCCCCTTCCGCGTCTCCATCCCCGCTGCCGACCTCGCCGACCTCCGGCAGCGCCTCCTGGGCACCCGGTGGCCCGCCGAGGAGACCGTCCCCGACTGGTCCCAGGGCGTGCGCACCCAGCACCTGCGCTCGCTCGTCGACACCTGGGCGACCGACTACGACTGGCGGCGGTTCGAGGAGCGGCTGAACGGCGTGCCGCAGTTCCTCACCAGCATCGACGGGCTGGACATCCACGTCCTGCACGTCCGGTCGGCGAACCCCGGCGCGCTGCCGCTCCTGCTCACGCACGGGTGGCCCGGCTCCGTCGCCGACTACCTCGAGCTCGTCGGGCCCCTCACCGACCCCGCGGCGCACGGCGGCGACCCCGCCGACTCCTTCGACGTCGTCATCCCCTCGCTGCCGGGCTTCGGGTTCTCGGGGAAGCCGACCGGTACGGGGTGGAGCGTCCCGCGGATCGCGCGCGCCTGGGCCGAGCTCATGCACCGGCTCGGGTACGAGCGCTGGGCCGCGCACGGCGGCGACTGGGGCGCGGCCGTCACGACCGCCCTGGGAGCACTGCGGCCCGAGGGGCTGCTCGGCGTCCACCTCACCACGCCGTTCGCCGTCCCGGCGCAGCTGCCCAGCACGCTGTCGCCCGAGGAGCAGGCCGCCGTCGACAGCCTCGCGCACTACACCGGCGAGCTGGGCGGCGCGAACCACCTGCAGGGGACGAAGCCGCAGACCGTGGGCGTCGCGCTCGCCGACTCCCCCGCGGGTCAAGCAGCGTGGATCTACGACAAGCTCCAGTCCAAGTCCGACAACGCCGGCCTCGCCGAGGACGCGATCAGCACCAGCACCATCCTCGACGCGATCTCGCTCTACTGGTTCACCAACACCGCGGCGTCGTCCGCCCGGATCTACTGGGAGAACACGGGGAGCGGCTTCGCCGGGCCGACGCTGACGCTGCCGGTCGCCGTCACGGTGTTCCCGCGCGACGTCCCGCGCCTGCCGCGCAGCTGGATCGAGGCCGCGTACCCCGACCTCGTGCACTACGGCGAGGCGCCGCGGGGCGGGCACTTCGCCGCCCTCGAGCAGCCGGAGCTCCTCGTGGAGGAGCTGCGGACGGGCCTGCGCAGCCTGCGCAGGGGTGGCGGGAAGCAGGGCTGAGGGACGCTCAGTCGTCCCGCAGCCGCAGCTCGTCCGCCTGACGCGGGGACACCGCCCCGCCGTGCACGCGGACGAGCGCGCCCTGCTGCTCCAACGCCTCGAGGTCGCGGCGCACCGTGTACGCGGACACCCCCAGCAGCCGGGCCAGCTCCGCGGCGCTCGCGGTGCCGGACGCGTCGACCCGCTCACGGATCTCGCGTCGTCGCAGCTCGGGCAGCACGGCACTCCTCGGATCGTGGACGGGCGGGCGAGCTGACCCGGCCACGACGCTCAGGTCGTGGCGGGCGGGGGCGCGGTGCTGCTGCGCACGACGAGCCGCGTGGCGACGAGGGTGGCGCCGCTCGGCACGTCCTCGTCGTGCAGCTGCTGCAGCACCCGCTCCACGCAGAGGCGCCCTACCTCGGTGAAGTCCTGGTGCACGGTCGTCAGCGGCGGGAAGTACCCGGCGGCGTCGGGCACGTCGTCGAAGCCGACGACGCTGACGTCCTCGGGCACGTGGCGGCCGGCCTCGTGCAGCGCGCGCAGGACGCCTAGCGCCATCTGGTCGTTGGCCACGAACACCGCAGTGCACGAGGGCTCCCGGGCCAGCTCGAGCCCTGCGGCGTAGCCGGACTCGGCCGTCCAGTCGCCGCGCAGCACGCGGGGCACCCGCTTGCGGCGGCGCCGCAGGGCCTCCCTCCACGCGTCCGTGCGCCGGCCGCTCGCGTACGAGCCCTCCGGGCCGGCGACGTGCCAGACGGTCCGGTGGCCGAGGTCCAGCAGGTGCTCGACCGCTTGCCGGGTGCCGTCGGCCTGGTCGGTGTCGACCACGGTGTAGTGCTCGCCGGCGTCGCTGTCGACGACCACCACCTTCGCGCCCGGGGGCAGGGTGACCGTGGCGGCATCGAGCAGGTGGTTCTCGATGATGACGACCACGGCATCGACCGCGAGCTCGCCCAGCCGGGTGAAGGCGCCGCGGACGCGCTCCTGCGTCGGCGCGGTCACCGGCAGCAGGGTGATGGCGTAGCCCGCCTCGGCCGCCGAGTGGGCGATCGCGTCCACCGTGCGGACGTTGCCGGTGGTCACGAGGTTCGAGAGGATCACGCCGATCGTCCGGAACGATCCCCACTTCAGCGCCCGGGCGGCCCCGTTGGGGCGGTAGCCCAGCTCGGACATCGCGGCGAGGACCTGCTGGCGCGTCGACTCGACGACTCCGGCGTGCCCGTTGGAGACCCGGGAGACCGTCTGCGACGAGACGCCCGCGAGCTTCGCGACGTCCGCCATCGAGACGCGGCGCACCCGCTCGGGGCGGGTCCGCTGCTGCGCCTGCTCGGGCACCGTCACGGTGGCACCGCCCCCCTTCCCTGGACTCCGGCCGTCAGTATGCCCGGGCGGCGCCAGTAAGGGGGCGACCCGAACGAAGTCGGGCCGCCCCGCCCCGTCACGTCGCCGTCACGTCGAAGCCCTGCTGCTTGCCGTACTTCACGATCGCGTCCTGCCAGGCCTTCAGCCCGTCGTCGAGACTGCCGCCGCCCTGGTACGCCTTGCCCACGGTGTCCCCGAAGACGCTGTTGGCGTAGACCTGGTAGGGCAGGTAGTTCCAGCCCGCGGACACGGTGTTCGCCGCGCCCTGCAGCACCTCGTTGATGGCCTGGCCGGAGAAGTAGGCCGGCTTGGTGGCGACGAACTCCGGAGACGACAGGTCGGCCTTGGTGGCGGGGAAGCCGCCGTTCGCGAGGAACACCTTGATGCTGTCCGGGCTGGCGTTCAGCCACTTGAGGAACGCGGCGGCGAGGTCAGGGGTCTTGCTCTGCTTCATGACGGACTCGGCGCTGCCGCCGTTGTTGGCCGTGACGGGCTTGCCGTCGTAGGTCGGGATGGGCGCGACCGCCCAGTCACCGCTCGCCGCCTTGACCGAACCCTCCAGCACCCCGGGCATCCATGCCCCGGTGACGAGCGAGGCGATCTGCCCGTTGCCGAGCTGCTTGTACCAGTCGTCCGTCCAACCCGGGGTCGGCGAGAGCAGCTTGCCCTGGATGAGCTGGCTCCAGACCGCGGTCCACTTCTTCGTGCCCGGGTCCTGCAGGTCGACGCTCACCTTCGTGCCGTCGGTCCGGAACGGGCGCCCGCCGGCCTGCCAGATGAGGCTCGTCGTCATACCGGCGTCGCCGGTGTCGGACGTGATGTACGCCTTCGGGTCGGCCGCGTGGATCTTCTTGGCGGCGGCGACGTACTCGTCCCAGGTCTTCGGGACGGCG
Proteins encoded in this region:
- a CDS encoding epoxide hydrolase family protein, whose product is MTSPASAALVRPFRVSIPAADLADLRQRLLGTRWPAEETVPDWSQGVRTQHLRSLVDTWATDYDWRRFEERLNGVPQFLTSIDGLDIHVLHVRSANPGALPLLLTHGWPGSVADYLELVGPLTDPAAHGGDPADSFDVVIPSLPGFGFSGKPTGTGWSVPRIARAWAELMHRLGYERWAAHGGDWGAAVTTALGALRPEGLLGVHLTTPFAVPAQLPSTLSPEEQAAVDSLAHYTGELGGANHLQGTKPQTVGVALADSPAGQAAWIYDKLQSKSDNAGLAEDAISTSTILDAISLYWFTNTAASSARIYWENTGSGFAGPTLTLPVAVTVFPRDVPRLPRSWIEAAYPDLVHYGEAPRGGHFAALEQPELLVEELRTGLRSLRRGGGKQG
- a CDS encoding sensor histidine kinase — its product is MTAWVLVAMAVTGASAVGGGAALARLGGPLPAGVLLALSGAALLGAVATGGAALLLELTGVVAAAALVAYPELPARRPEDRLAALLTTAAPLVLLLSGRWATGEVLGWWRGAVCGASALVLALHTWWRLERSSGPARSTLLWMALPVSVATLVLGVVTFVAPVTAGWVVLCLVLALLPWCLWAGAGRPQVLDVRGLVVATTVAVTTVAVYVALLESATSLVELGSGRPATPGATALLAALCAFGVAPARRVLREVLDAVLFGQRPDPLRAATRMVDSLGDDPASALAAVRESLVLPYAAVAVDGQVVAASGEPPTTQRALPLPLRDGRRGELLVGLRPGDLRMHPAEEDVLHLVAPLLAQTLRAQQEAAAVRSSREATVQAVEEERRRLRRDLHDELGPRLSGIAFTADAARNTLHHDPAGADALLGTVRAEAVAAIGEVRRLVYGMRPPALDELGLLRALRQHAATLRTADDRPLRVEFEVPGLPELPAAWEVAAYRIVAGALDNTARHSGTDAATVRMSCDGGRLLVEVADTGAAPTGWSPGVGVSSMRERSAELGGTLRAGPTPEGWLVRSEIPLPVG
- a CDS encoding response regulator transcription factor; its protein translation is MALRLLLADDHPVVRAGLRALVETLDGLEVVGEAADGQAAVREAQLLRPDVVLMDVRMPGLDGVEATRLIRARVPDTAVLVLTMYEDDATVLTALQAGARGYLLKDVGQEELLAGIRAVAAGQAVFGQGVASRVLAQLAERPAAPAAFPELTERERAVLELLATGLRTAAIAERLALSPKTVSNHMTSIFGKLQVTDRAGAIIRARQEGLGG
- a CDS encoding TetR/AcrR family transcriptional regulator — encoded protein: MDTAPARRPPVSATRDRVLEAARVVLGEDPDAGMGEIASAAGVVRRTVYGHFPSRTELVRDLGQRAVGEIAAVLDEVEDAGRPADEVWARFIARLWPVVDRYRVLVVLRRGEHGPDIHALLGPVEEVLAGLVARGQASGVFGRHLPADVLSRIAWSALFAIADHELPEGTAAVRAVTVTTLLLLGVPEPRAAGLAADAG
- a CDS encoding DUF2127 domain-containing protein gives rise to the protein MSPRNRELRYCGRHGHVTYAPAEPALAARLHADTPLGEAWRCLRCGDFALGAPAGSGPASEAPVPARGKALRQLVILRVLAVERIVRGLVLVAAAYGIHRFASAQRALRDSFGHLLPAARPLADRLGVDLDQNTLVKEATKALHAGQGTLNLVALGVLLYGLLEGTEGVGLWLAKRWGEYLTVVGTAAFLPLEVHELTKSVTATKVVTFLINVAAVVYLVWAKRLFGVRGGTGAYEQELRGQSLLEVEASAGEGGGLGSGRDVGMSDRQPTSAEAPHA
- a CDS encoding DeoR family transcriptional regulator, encoding MLPELRRREIRERVDASGTASAAELARLLGVSAYTVRRDLEALEQQGALVRVHGGAVSPRQADELRLRDD
- a CDS encoding LacI family DNA-binding transcriptional regulator gives rise to the protein MADVAKLAGVSSQTVSRVSNGHAGVVESTRQQVLAAMSELGYRPNGAARALKWGSFRTIGVILSNLVTTGNVRTVDAIAHSAAEAGYAITLLPVTAPTQERVRGAFTRLGELAVDAVVVIIENHLLDAATVTLPPGAKVVVVDSDAGEHYTVVDTDQADGTRQAVEHLLDLGHRTVWHVAGPEGSYASGRRTDAWREALRRRRKRVPRVLRGDWTAESGYAAGLELAREPSCTAVFVANDQMALGVLRALHEAGRHVPEDVSVVGFDDVPDAAGYFPPLTTVHQDFTEVGRLCVERVLQQLHDEDVPSGATLVATRLVVRSSTAPPPATT
- a CDS encoding SpoIIE family protein phosphatase, whose amino-acid sequence is MQLGAGRRWPVLDLSVAAPDLPAVLVVDPATDAVVAANAPAGRLAPETALPAPLRLWAAAAELREPVPLSPTPLLDRVVSASVVPVQEVLVGAARRPHWMIAMPVPVGVLLVLLPLPARSAHQPGRADSVEVQHAPVLATGTAFCLADARKPDAPLVWVSPGFTVVTGYAAEEVVGRNCRFLQGPHTDPRSRRQVREAITAGRDTTVTLLNYRKDGTGFWNRLGVTPVYGTHGELAWYAAVQTDVTALVQAEQAGRERDQAVSAERVAREDAASAEAQVELLSTAGERLTASLEVGETVDRLADLVVPALADWALLVTSERPGTMDRVLARHPDADPAFLRRYEAEVLGTTSYSTLFAGLLTGGGPRRYADYDGRSRRAQRTAWAPSYVLDMTERLGARSAMYVPLPGRHHIVGALGLFRGADRPAFSERDLQIAVDLGARAGLALDNALLYTAQHRIAEVLQRSLLPELPAVPGITAAAAYQPSDSAADVGGDFYELVPLPDGSTGLAIGDVVGHDTLAAGAMGHLRGLLRACAWDTSYRARAEGERRRAGAAPGVVLERVDRLLAGLGIGTLATAAYATLARPDEPGAPWAVCWSSAGHPPLVVRLPDGSVEQLDGGGGVMLGVRDAPRTTACRTLPAGSTLVAYTDGLVERRGEHLDDGLARLRALVAAGPAEPSALAAHLLDQLPGREDDVALLVVRVE
- a CDS encoding ABC transporter substrate-binding protein, with translation MSRKTRTSVGLVGLATAASLALAACGSSSGSDTASSTSSGGSAAAAGAGGSDKLAAALQKGGELTYWTWTPSAQAQVKAFEAAYPKVKVNLVNAGTGNDEYTKLQNAVKAGSGAPDVAQIEYFALPQFALSDSLLDLSGYGFSSLADRYGAGTFGSVSIGGKVYGLPQDSGPMALFYNKKVFAKDGVAVPKTWDEYVAAAKKIHAADPKAYITSDTGDAGMTTSLIWQAGGRPFRTDGTKVSVDLQDPGTKKWTAVWSQLIQGKLLSPTPGWTDDWYKQLGNGQIASLVTGAWMPGVLEGSVKAASGDWAVAPIPTYDGKPVTANNGGSAESVMKQSKTPDLAAAFLKWLNASPDSIKVFLANGGFPATKADLSSPEFVATKPAYFSGQAINEVLQGAANTVSAGWNYLPYQVYANSVFGDTVGKAYQGGGSLDDGLKAWQDAIVKYGKQQGFDVTAT
- a CDS encoding VOC family protein codes for the protein MTALVAHLVVDCTDAYALSSWWGSVLDYRADPDDPNEPGHEECLIASADGRRRLLFKQVPDVKQVKNRLHLDLRPAQGSRDEELERLLGLGATVVADLSRPDGGGWFLLADPEGNEFCLLRSA